The proteins below are encoded in one region of Micromonospora sp. DSM 45708:
- a CDS encoding MmpS family transport accessory protein produces MTTTLMTRALICPVINSSIGASPRRRAISFITAGVALCLVTLGVWLVFALRGEDGRGEHAREIELEVTSETGQVKGIIWRYPDDGNDIHDVSDPSRGMIKTPWSQRIDVRSAQGPIILNVIHDPDSTGATCRILVNGKVTDEQSGVFPHCMTTAQRAFPA; encoded by the coding sequence ATGACCACAACGCTCATGACACGTGCGCTAATCTGCCCTGTGATCAACAGCTCTATCGGTGCCAGCCCTCGCCGCCGTGCCATCAGCTTCATCACCGCTGGCGTCGCACTGTGCTTGGTCACGCTCGGTGTCTGGCTCGTCTTCGCCCTGCGCGGCGAGGATGGGCGTGGCGAGCACGCTCGTGAAATCGAGCTGGAAGTCACCTCAGAGACCGGCCAGGTGAAGGGCATTATCTGGCGGTACCCGGATGACGGGAACGACATCCATGACGTGAGTGACCCTTCTCGCGGGATGATCAAAACGCCCTGGTCACAGCGGATCGATGTCAGGTCCGCGCAAGGGCCGATCATTCTCAACGTCATCCATGACCCGGACTCCACCGGGGCGACCTGCCGGATTCTGGTCAACGGCAAAGTGACGGATGAGCAAAGCGGTGTCTTTCCGCATTGCATGACCACGGCCCAGCGGGCGTTCCCAGCGTGA
- a CDS encoding barstar family protein encodes MTTSAGSKDGRAPQQEYRIREHPAGPRWLLLGDVGFDRVYEDDVPLAACAEIEGLFVDLPQRPRERFTLVGCAPDGAFADLLNRLPAAALGTEQAWLGDVAISAPAPSQGMSPSWSGECLGDVLVLGQRPSRVGLGSVDIDLDGFVHVYDRTDAVVRPGNVAHFVLLGGDETPYGTCRDVSGVFREQAPPLVPRVRLLGCRPEAPLLAALDAVGQSTKASLRRRRIRAEVHTIAADGSAHRMIDAVVAGTVESGEPSRFGGELLDVTVDSDPQEPLPTGVLDILTHWHHGPPAQRNIWSGYGRELRYQWVMVAAAHHSVAQDRSAGTTYDLDGRYVTDIEGFYCAVGEAINGPGGYFGCNLDAFDDCLRGRFGASTPFRLVWHDSTVARDHLVAGYDRRRLAPAATMECLLGIFAEHDVEIDLR; translated from the coding sequence GTGACGACGAGCGCCGGCTCCAAGGATGGCCGTGCGCCGCAGCAGGAGTACCGAATACGGGAACACCCAGCGGGCCCGCGATGGCTGCTCCTCGGCGACGTCGGCTTCGACCGCGTCTATGAGGACGATGTGCCGCTGGCGGCGTGCGCGGAGATCGAAGGACTGTTCGTCGACCTGCCTCAGCGACCGCGGGAACGGTTTACCCTCGTTGGCTGCGCTCCGGACGGTGCGTTCGCCGACCTGCTCAACCGGCTGCCCGCTGCGGCCCTCGGCACCGAACAGGCGTGGCTCGGTGACGTAGCGATATCGGCGCCCGCGCCATCGCAGGGCATGTCGCCGTCCTGGTCGGGCGAGTGCCTCGGTGACGTGCTCGTGCTCGGACAGCGGCCAAGCCGGGTGGGGCTCGGATCCGTGGATATCGACCTCGACGGGTTCGTCCATGTCTACGACCGCACGGATGCCGTGGTGCGTCCCGGCAACGTCGCCCATTTCGTCCTCCTGGGTGGGGACGAGACGCCGTACGGCACATGCCGCGACGTCAGCGGCGTGTTCCGCGAGCAGGCGCCACCGCTGGTGCCGCGGGTCCGGCTTCTCGGCTGCCGGCCGGAGGCGCCCTTGCTGGCCGCGCTCGACGCGGTCGGGCAGTCGACCAAGGCCAGCCTGCGTCGCCGTCGCATCCGCGCTGAGGTGCACACGATCGCGGCCGACGGCTCGGCCCACCGGATGATCGACGCGGTGGTGGCCGGAACGGTTGAGTCAGGCGAGCCGTCGCGGTTCGGGGGCGAGCTCCTCGACGTGACCGTCGACAGCGACCCACAGGAACCGCTGCCCACGGGAGTCCTCGACATTCTCACGCACTGGCACCACGGGCCGCCCGCTCAGAGGAACATATGGTCCGGCTACGGCCGAGAGCTGCGGTACCAGTGGGTCATGGTCGCGGCCGCCCACCACTCTGTTGCCCAGGACCGCTCGGCCGGCACCACGTACGACCTCGACGGCCGTTACGTCACGGACATCGAAGGGTTCTACTGCGCGGTCGGCGAAGCGATCAACGGCCCGGGCGGATACTTCGGCTGCAACCTCGACGCCTTCGACGACTGCCTTCGCGGAAGGTTCGGCGCATCGACGCCGTTCCGGCTGGTGTGGCACGACTCGACCGTCGCTCGTGACCACCTCGTCGCCGGCTACGACCGGCGACGACTCGCGCCGGCGGCGACCATGGAGTGCCTGCTCGGAATCTTCGCGGAACACGACGTCGAGATCGACCTGCGTTGA